The proteins below come from a single Chryseobacterium nepalense genomic window:
- a CDS encoding response regulator encodes MNKKKILIFDDDTTILEVISIIFEENGYQVEISETSHDILERVAQYKPDVILMDNWIPKIGGVEATRLLKNHEEFKHIPVIYVTANNDIVALAKQAQADDYVAKPFNLEDLEEKVANFLQ; translated from the coding sequence ATGAACAAAAAGAAAATCCTGATTTTTGATGATGACACTACGATTCTTGAGGTGATCAGCATCATTTTTGAAGAAAATGGTTATCAGGTGGAAATTTCCGAAACTTCGCACGATATTCTGGAAAGAGTGGCGCAATATAAGCCGGACGTTATTCTTATGGATAACTGGATTCCGAAAATCGGCGGGGTGGAAGCTACAAGACTTCTGAAAAATCATGAGGAATTTAAACACATTCCGGTCATTTATGTAACGGCCAATAACGACATCGTGGCTCTCGCCAAACAGGCTCAAGCAGACGATTATGTTGCAAAGCCATTCAATCTTGAAGATCTCGAAGAAAAGGTCGCCAATTTTTTACAGTAA